A genome region from Camelina sativa cultivar DH55 chromosome 10, Cs, whole genome shotgun sequence includes the following:
- the LOC104720354 gene encoding cytochrome P450 71A27-like, which produces MEMILVSLCLATFLSLLFLKPLLERITPTKRKLPPSPWWSLPVIGNLHQLGPNTHRSLHSLSLRYGPLMLLHLGRVPVLVVSCPEVTHDIVKTHDLKFANRQDLKAIGIYMKGGRDIIFAPSGEDWKNMKSLCMMHLFNNKMVRSFEKLREEEIKVITKKLEEACSSSSSVNLRKLLMTLTNDIMCRIILGRKYNSEEGGIDIKNLVVTLHECFGKFFVGDFIPSLAWIDRISGVDAKMEDINNKLNGFLDSVVQEHADREESSDFVDMLLSIQKDQTKRFGLDRGDIILILKDMFFAGTLTNFSVLEWTMTELMRHPECMKKLQDEINSVSAHNSNVTEKEVEKMDYLQCVIKEGLRLHPAAPLLSRISTEDIKLKGFDIAAGTQVLINASSILRNPAIWGHDAEEFKPERHIGSNSEFIGNDSKFLPFGAGRRVCPGLGFSIVLSKLTLANLVKRFNWRVTVGPGEDDKPDLAEASSGIDVRRKFPLIVFPSLVHA; this is translated from the exons TTCTTAAAACCACTCCTTGAACGAATCACCCCCACTAAGCGTAAGTTACCACCATCTCCATGGTGGTCGCTTCCGGTGATCGGAAACCTCCACCAGCTCGGTCCCAACACTCACCGGTCTCTCCATTCTCTCAGCCTCCGGTATGGACCACTCATGCTCCTTCATTTAGGACGTGTCCCTGTTCTCGTTGTCTCTTGTCCAGAAGTTACTCATGACATCGTGAAAACACACGACCTCAAATTTGCAAACCGCCAGGATTTAAAAGCTATTGGCATATATATGAAAGGTGGGCGTGATATAATCTTTGCCCCGTCCGGAGAAGATTGGAAGAACATGAAG AGTTTGTGCATGATGCATCTGTTCAACAACAAAATGGTTCGGTCCTTTGAGAAgctaagagaagaagagataaaagtAATAACAAAGAAGCTAGAAGAAgcatgttcatcttcttcatcagtaAATCTAAGGAAACTGCTTATGACTCTTACCAACGATATCATGTGCAGAATCATCTTGGGAAGAAAATACAACAGCGAGGAAGGTGGAATTGATATCAAGAACTTAGTAGTGACATTACATGAGTGCTTTGGCAAATTCTTTGTCGGAGATTTTATTCCCAGCTTGGCATGGATAGATAGGATCAGTGGCGTAGATGCTAAAATGGAAGACataaataataagttaaatGGATTTTTAGACAGCGTGGTGCAAGAACATGCCGATCGCGAAGAGTCATCAGATTTTGTTGATATGTTGCTATCGATTCAAAAAGATCAAACCAAACGATTTGGACTTGACAGAGGTGACATAATACTCATCCTTAAG GATATGTTTTTTGCAGGAacattaacaaatttctcagtACTAGAATGGACAATGACAGAACTTATGAGGCATCCAGAGTGTATGAAAAAACTACAAGATGAGATTAATTCAGTGTCAGCTCATAACTCAAATGTAACAGagaaagaagttgaaaaaatGGACTATTTACAATGTGTGATCAAGGAGGGGCTACGGCTGCATCCCGCTGCTCCATTATTGTCAAGGATATCTACTGAAGACATCAAATTAAAGGGATTTGATATTGCTGCTGGGACACAGGTACTAATCAATGCTTCGTCAATTCTACGAAACCCTGCTATATGGGGACATGATGCAGAAGAGTTTAAACCGGAGAGGCATATTGGTTCGAATTCGGAATTTATCGGTAATGATTCAAAGTTCCTTCCATTTGGAGCGGGAAGAAGAGTTTGCCCCGGACTGGGGTTTTCTATTGTCTTGTCAAAATTAACACTAGCCAACCTTGTGAAACGGTTCAACTGGAGAGTTACGGTCGGACCAGGGGAAGATGATAAGCCTGATCTAGCTGAAGCCTCGTCTGGTATTGATGTTCGCCGCAAGTTTCCACTCATTGTCTTTCCCTCACTTGTGCACGCATGA